The Chitinophagales bacterium genomic sequence AGCTACTTCTACAATCATACTATAGAAATGATTCTAGTTTACTTTTTCTTCTGTTGATTTTTTAGCTCTTGCTGTTGCTTCATCATTTCTTCCATGCGTTGTTGAAATGCCGATTTCTTTTTCGGATTTTTCTTATTGTGTTCTATCTGTGCTCTAATTGCTTTTTCATCTATAAAGAACTTTGTCATTATCCATTGTTGTAATAATGAAAATGCATTATATAAAAAGAAATAATAACTTAATGCAGCAGATGATTTATTAAAGAAAAACAAAATCATAATTGGAAAGAAGTACTGCATTACACGCATTTGTTTTTGCATAGCTTCTGCAAAGTCTTCACCATCGCCACTAGAACTTGTAGGTTGTTGTGGTTGTAATTTCATCATGATTAAAGTATAACCAAATGATGTTGCTACGCCTAAAAGTGCAAATAAACTCAAATGGTCGCCAATTAACGGAATATTAAATGGCAAATGTATTGGTGCATCGTAAGTAGATAAATCGCTTGCCCACAAGAATTTTTCTTGTCTTAATTCAATTGCACTTGGAAAGAAACGATACATGGCAATTAAAAATGGCCACTGCATAAGCATTGGTAAGCAACCACCTAATGGACTTACACCTGTTTGCTGGTACAACTCCATTTGTTTTGCAGAAAAAGTAGATTTATCGTTTTTGTATTTTTCTTTCAATTCATCTAACTCTGGTTTTAATACACGCATCTTAATCATTGATAGATTAGATTTGTATGTAAATGGTAGTGTAATGATTTTAATAAATAATGCTAAAATTAATATGATAATACCATAATTTTTAATGAATTTATGTAAGAAATCGAATAAAGGAATTACGATCCATTTGTTGACTAAACCTAAAATACTTCCTCCAATACTTACAATTTTTTGCATGTTATTGCCAAGTTTTTTTAATGATTTATATTTACTTGGTCCTGTATAAATGCTTGTATTAAAATCAAATTTTGAAGACTGATTAAATGGAATTTTTATTTGTGCAGTCATGGTTTTTACTACCAAAGAACTATCATCTGTTGGTACAGTTGTAGTTACTTTTGCATTTTTGGGGAATGGTTTGTCTTTAGTGATAATAGTAGTATTAAAAAACTTCTGACTAAAACTCAACCATTTTAAAGGTGTTTCTATGGTTTGCTCTACATCTTTTCTCGGACTAATATCATCTACTCTTTCTTCGTTATCGCAATAATGTATAGTACTTAAAGTTCTTTCGTCTTGTACGCTTCTTTCTTGCGAATGCAATACTTGTCGCCAATTAAGCGTAAAATAAGCTGCTGTTGATGGAATTACTTTCTCGAAATTCGTAGCATGAATATTAAAGTCAACCATATACGATTTACCATGAATAATGTATTCGTGCTGATAAGAGCTTCCATCTTCTAATTGAATACTAAATGTTAGGTTGTATTGATTGTCGCCACTTACTTTTTGATTTCCACCATTAGGTGTAAAATATAAATTAGCTGTTTCAATGGTTTTTTGTCCATTATTACTTACAAACGAAATATTAAAATCGCTCGGACTTTGTTCAAACAGTATCAATGGTTTTTGATAGTAAGTTTTATAAGCTTTTAGTTCTACACTTTTCAGATAGCCACCTTTTGTAGAAAAAGTATAAATACAATCTTCGTTTTCTACTTGAATTTCTTCTGCTGTTCCGTTAGCAAAGGAAGCAAAAGTTCCCAATGCTTGAACATTATTTACAGAATCTTTCGTTTCATCTACTACAACAGTTTCTTGAATAGAATCTTTAAGTGCTTTTTCAGATGCTTTATTCTCTGCTTTTTGTTCGGTTGCTTGTGTTTCTTCCAGTTTTTCTTGTTGTTTGTTGTTGTAAACAGACATCACTAAAAACAAGAGTGCAATAATTACAATTCCAGTAATGGTATTCTTATCCATAATCAATTAAAGATGCAAAGTTAGTTAAAAATCAAGGATTAGTAAAACAATGGTATTTATTTAAAATTAATTCTGTTTTGTTAATGGCAGATTTCATTGTCTATTCGTTTAAAAATATATGAGTCGACAGATAATAGAAACAAATCTTTGCTTTAAAAGTTTTTAATCTTATTCATCAATTTGTACAAAAGATAGCTTTATCCTTTTTGTAATAAATTTCTTAAGCAGTCATTATTATTCGTAATGTAATATTTTTTTATGTAAATTTGATTAATGACTACAATTAAGGTTGATATATTAAATCCAAAAGCTAAAAAACTTTTAAAAAATTTAGAAGATTTAGATTTAATTGCTATTCGAGACAATTCAGAAAGTGGTTTTACTAAATTGCTAGAAAAATTACGCTCAAAAGAATTAACTAAACCCACATTAGCAGAAATTACTAAAGAAGTTGAACTTGTAAGAAGTAAAAGATATGACAAAGTATCAAAAAAAGCTCATTCTTGATACTAATCTTTGGATTAGTTTTCTGATAACTAAAAATTACAATCAACTTGACCATATTCTATTTGTCGAAGATGTTCGTTTAATATTTAGTCAAGAACTTTTGGAAGAATTTCTTGATGTAGTAAAGAGACCAAAGTTTAGAAATTTTTTTAATAGTGAAGACATAGAAGAGTTATTAGAAACTATAGAAGAATATGCCAACTTTGTTCAAGTTACATCAAAAATTGAATTGTGCAGAGATAAGAAGGATAACTTTTTACTGTCATTAGCTAAAGACTCAAATGCTGATTATTTAGTTACTGGTGATAAAGATTTACTCGAATTGAAAAGAATTAAGAAAACTACAATCTTAACAATTACAGAATTTCTCAACACTATAAAAAAGAAATAATTACTTTCCTAAAGTTGCTTTTATAAAAGCATTAAATAAAGGATGTGGTTGTAAAATACTACTTTGATATTCTGGATGAAATTGTACACCTACAAAAAATGGATGGTCTTTCAATTCAATAATTTCTACCAAATTGTTTTGCGTATTTTTTCCAGAAGCCAACATACCATTTTCTTCAAACTGAGTTAAAAAATCGTTGTTGAATTCATATCTATGTCTATGCCTTTCGCTTATTGCTGTAGATTTATATATTTTATATGCTAATGATTTCTTATCAATACTACAGTCGTAGCTACCTAAACGCATAGTACCACCTTTATTTTTTATATACTTTTGATTTTCTATAAAGTGGATTATTGGAAAAGGTGTTTTTTCATTCATTTCGGTAGAATTAGCTTCTTTAAGTTGTAGCACATTTCTAGCAAATTCTATAGCAGCCATTTGCATTCCTAAACAAATACCAAAAAATGGAATATTGTTTTTTCTAGCAAACTCTATGGCTGCAATTTTTCCGTCCATACCTCTTTCGCCAAAACCTGGTGCTACCAAAATACCATTGATGTCTTTTAATTTTTGTGCTACATTTTTTTTGCTGATTTCTTCTGCATGCAATTGAATAATATTGACTTTGGTAGATTGTTTTGCTCCTGCATGAATCAATGCTTCGTATATAGAAATGTAAGCATCTTTTAGTTCGATATATTTTCCAATGAAACCAATATTTACTGTTTGTGTTGGATTTTTAAGTTGCTTTAAAAATGTTTTCCAAAGTTTTAAATTGGCTTTTGGTGTTGCTTTTAACTGCATTTTTTCTATTACAATATCGTCTAGCTTTTCTTTTTGAAGATGCAATGGCACATCGTAAATACTTTCTGCATCGAGTGCTTCAATTACACAGTTTTTTTCTACATTACAAAAGTTGGCAATTTTTTGCTTGCGTTCTTTTCCTAACTCATATTCTGTTCTACAAATTAAAATATCTGGTTGTACACCTGCACTTTGCATTTCTTTTACCGAATGCTGAGTTGGTTTGGTTTTTAATTCTTTTGCAGAAGCTAAATATGGAACTAGCGTAAGATGTAAAACCAAATAATCTTGTTTTGGCAATTCCCATTTTAACTGTCTGATACTTTCAATAAAAGGCAAAGATTCAATATCACCAATAGTGCCACCAATTTCAGTAATGATAACATCGTACTGATTATTTTTTCCTAGTAGTTTAATGCGTTTTTTAATTTCGTCTGTAATATGCGGAACTACTTGTACTGTTTTTCCAAGATAATCGCCTCGTCTTTCTTTATTAATCACTTCTTGATAGACTCTACCAGTAGTAACATTGTTTGCTTGCGAAGTTGGTGTGCCTAAAAATCTTTCGTAATGACCTAAGTCTAAGTCGGTTTCTGCACCATCTTCAGTAACAAAACATTCGCCATGTTCATAAGGATTCATTGTTCCAGGATCGACATTGATATATGGATCTAACTTTTGAATAGTTACTTTTAATCCACGATTTTGTAGTAAAGTTGCGAGTGAAGCTGCGAGAATGCCTTTTCCGAGAGAAGAAGTTACGCCACCTGTAACGAAGATATATTTTGCCATAACCAATGTGCTTGTTATGGAATGTAAAAATAGTTAAAAATTTTGGTTCGCGAAAATTAAAAGAATATAAACAAAAAAAGCATCAACAAAATTGCTGATGCTTTTGTAAATATTTTTTTGTACTAATTATAGTGTGCTTAAAACATCATTCATGTTTCTAACTGCATCTGCACTAGCATTAAATTTAGCTTGTTCTGCTTCGTTTAAGTCGAAATTTAAAATGCCTTCTACACCATTTTTACCAATGATAGCAGGAACACCTATACAAATATCGTTTTGTCCGTACTCTCCTTCCAAATAAACACAGCTAGTAATTACTTTTTTCTCATCTCTTAAGATAGCTTCTACAACCGCAGCACCTGCAGCACCTGGAGCATACCAAGCTGAAGTACCAATTAGTTTAGTTAATGTAGCACCACCAACCATTGTTGCTGCTGAAACTTCGTCTAATTTTTCTTGAGATAATAACTCAGTAACTGGAATTCCATTTAAGTTAGCAAATCTTGTTAAAGGAATCATCGTTGTATCTCCATGACCACCAATTACTACTGCATTCAAATCGCTTTGAGAACAATTTAAAGCTTCTGCTAAACGGTATCTAAATCTTGCACTATCTAAAGCACCACCCATACCTATTACTCTGTTTTTTGGTAAACCAGTAGATTTAAGTGTAAGGTAAGTCATGGTATCCATTGGATTAGAAATAATTAAAAAGATAGCATTTGGTGAATATTTTAAAATATTTTCTGCTACACCTTTTACAATTCCTGCATTGGTTCCGATTAATTCTTCTCTAGTCATACCTGGTTTTCTTGGTAAACCAGAAGTAATTACTACAACATCACTACCAGCAGTTTTGCTATAATCGTTAGTAGAACCTACGATTTTAGTATCGAAACCTAAAAGCGAGCAAGTTTGATTTAAGTCCATTGCTTTACCTTCA encodes the following:
- the yidC gene encoding membrane protein insertase YidC, with product MDKNTITGIVIIALLFLVMSVYNNKQQEKLEETQATEQKAENKASEKALKDSIQETVVVDETKDSVNNVQALGTFASFANGTAEEIQVENEDCIYTFSTKGGYLKSVELKAYKTYYQKPLILFEQSPSDFNISFVSNNGQKTIETANLYFTPNGGNQKVSGDNQYNLTFSIQLEDGSSYQHEYIIHGKSYMVDFNIHATNFEKVIPSTAAYFTLNWRQVLHSQERSVQDERTLSTIHYCDNEERVDDISPRKDVEQTIETPLKWLSFSQKFFNTTIITKDKPFPKNAKVTTTVPTDDSSLVVKTMTAQIKIPFNQSSKFDFNTSIYTGPSKYKSLKKLGNNMQKIVSIGGSILGLVNKWIVIPLFDFLHKFIKNYGIIILILALFIKIITLPFTYKSNLSMIKMRVLKPELDELKEKYKNDKSTFSAKQMELYQQTGVSPLGGCLPMLMQWPFLIAMYRFFPSAIELRQEKFLWASDLSTYDAPIHLPFNIPLIGDHLSLFALLGVATSFGYTLIMMKLQPQQPTSSSGDGEDFAEAMQKQMRVMQYFFPIMILFFFNKSSAALSYYFFLYNAFSLLQQWIMTKFFIDEKAIRAQIEHNKKNPKKKSAFQQRMEEMMKQQQELKNQQKKK
- a CDS encoding putative toxin-antitoxin system toxin component, PIN family — translated: MTKYQKKLILDTNLWISFLITKNYNQLDHILFVEDVRLIFSQELLEEFLDVVKRPKFRNFFNSEDIEELLETIEEYANFVQVTSKIELCRDKKDNFLLSLAKDSNADYLVTGDKDLLELKRIKKTTILTITEFLNTIKKK
- a CDS encoding CTP synthase, yielding MAKYIFVTGGVTSSLGKGILAASLATLLQNRGLKVTIQKLDPYINVDPGTMNPYEHGECFVTEDGAETDLDLGHYERFLGTPTSQANNVTTGRVYQEVINKERRGDYLGKTVQVVPHITDEIKKRIKLLGKNNQYDVIITEIGGTIGDIESLPFIESIRQLKWELPKQDYLVLHLTLVPYLASAKELKTKPTQHSVKEMQSAGVQPDILICRTEYELGKERKQKIANFCNVEKNCVIEALDAESIYDVPLHLQKEKLDDIVIEKMQLKATPKANLKLWKTFLKQLKNPTQTVNIGFIGKYIELKDAYISIYEALIHAGAKQSTKVNIIQLHAEEISKKNVAQKLKDINGILVAPGFGERGMDGKIAAIEFARKNNIPFFGICLGMQMAAIEFARNVLQLKEANSTEMNEKTPFPIIHFIENQKYIKNKGGTMRLGSYDCSIDKKSLAYKIYKSTAISERHRHRYEFNNDFLTQFEENGMLASGKNTQNNLVEIIELKDHPFFVGVQFHPEYQSSILQPHPLFNAFIKATLGK
- the mdh gene encoding malate dehydrogenase, translated to MKVTVVGVGAVGATCADNIARKEICEELVMLDIKEGMAEGKAMDLNQTCSLLGFDTKIVGSTNDYSKTAGSDVVVITSGLPRKPGMTREELIGTNAGIVKGVAENILKYSPNAIFLIISNPMDTMTYLTLKSTGLPKNRVIGMGGALDSARFRYRLAEALNCSQSDLNAVVIGGHGDTTMIPLTRFANLNGIPVTELLSQEKLDEVSAATMVGGATLTKLIGTSAWYAPGAAGAAVVEAILRDEKKVITSCVYLEGEYGQNDICIGVPAIIGKNGVEGILNFDLNEAEQAKFNASADAVRNMNDVLSTL